DNA from Sulfitobacter albidus:
AAGACGTCGATCTCCTTTGGCTGGGGCACGCTGCTCACCAATGATTTCCGCGGGCTTGTCCCCGACGACCGGCTCGCGCCCTTCAGCCTGGTCTGCAAGGCGGTCGCGGCGGATGGCAACCCGACGGTAAAGCTTTCGGACAATCCCAAAAAGGCGATGGGCCCGGCGGATGAAATCGCGCGTTACAAGCGGGTGTTTGGCGTCGGCGCGCAGGATGCGCAGGAAGTCGTCGTATGACCACGACACACGAGGCCGACGAGGACGCGCGCAACGCAGATATCCTGATCTACGTCAACGGGGAGCTGAAACCGCGCGCGGAGGCAGTCGTGTCGGTTTATGACAGCGGCTTCATGCTGGGCGATGGGATGTGGGAGGGGATGCGGCTCTACGACGGGGTATGGGCGTTTTTCGACGCGCATATGGATCGGTTTTTCGACAGCTGCAAGGCGGTCTCTCTCGACGTTGGAATGGACCGGGCGGGGATCGCACAGGCGCTGCGCATGACGGCCGAGGCCAACGGCATGACCACCGATGTGCACTGCCGCCTGATGCTGACACGCGGCGTGAAGGTCAAACCGTTCCAGCACCCCTCGCTCAGCCGGTCCGGCCCCACGCTGGTGATCATCATGGAGCATTCGCGCCCCGTCGAGCGTTTGCAATCGCGCGGCATCCGGCTGGCGACGGTGCCGCAGGTGCGCGGCCTCCCGATGAGCCAGGATGCCAAATATAACAGTCATTCCAAGCTGAATTGTGTGATCGCTTGCCTGCAGGCCGAACAGGCGGGCGCGGATGAGGGGCTGATGCTGGATCCGCATGGTTTTGTGAATACCACCAACGCCTGCAACTTCTTCATCGTGCGCAAGGGGGCGGTTTGGACCTCGACCGGGGATTACTGCATGAACGGCGTCACCCGGCAAAAGGTGATCGACCTGTGCCGCGCCGACGGCATCCCCGTGTTCGAGCGGAACTATTCGCTCGTCGATGCCTACGGTGCTGACGAGGCGTTTCTGACCGGCACTTTCGGGGCGCAAACTCCGGTGGGCGAGATCGATGGCAAGCCGATCGGAACCGGCGAGCGGCCGGTGATGGCGCGGATCCAAGCGCTCTACAACGAAGCGATTGCGCAGGATGTGGCCCGCTCACGCGCGGGTGCGGCGGGCCTGTAGGCTGGTGCGGATGAACCCCACGATAAAGATGATCGTAAGGATCAGGATGATCGTCGGCGCAGGCGCGCTATCGAGGAAGAAACTCGCGTAGACCCCCAGGAACCCCGACACCAGCGTGACCAGCACTGCCACAGGCAGCATGTGCGAAAACTGCCGGGTAAAAAGGAACGCGATGGCGCCGGGGGCGATCAGCAAACCGATGCTCAGGACGATCCCCACTGCCGACAGCGTCGCCACGATGGTGAGCGAGATCAGCGCGAGCAGCCCGTAGTGCAACACGCCCACGCGTAGCCCCACCGCCTGCGCCTGCACCGGATCGAACGCGTGCAACATCAGGTCGCGGCGTTTGAGGATCAGACACCCCGCGACGATCACGGCGATGATGCCCGTCGTCCACAGATCCTGCGGCCCCACGCCCAGCATGTTGCCGAACAGGATGTGGTCAAGGTGCACGGCGGTCGTGATCTTGGTGTAGAGCACGATGCCGAAGCCGAACATGCCCGAGAATACGATGCCCATCACCGTATCCTGTTTGACCCGCGAATTCTCCGCCAGAAAACCGGTGGCGAGTGCACAGGTCATGCCCGCGGCAAAGGCGCCGATCACCAGCGGCAGTCCCAACAGATAGGCCAGCACCACCCCGGGCAGCACCGCGTGGCTGATGGCATCGCCCATCAATGACCAGCCTTTTAGAACCAGATAGCAGGACAACAGGCTCGTCGGCACGGCGATCATCGCCATGATGACAAAGGCGTTCTGCATGAACGGAAACTGGAAGGGCAGCAGCAGATCCCCCATCATGCCCCCTTTACCGCCGCGGCGGCGCGTTTGCGCGCGGCGCGGTATCCGTGTTTTGGTGCGTAGAAAAAGACGGCGAGAAAGATCAGCGTCTGCAGGCTCACGATGATCCCGCCCGTCGCCCCGTCGAGGAAAAAGCTCAGGTAGGCGCCGAAAAAGCTGGTCAGCGTACCGATGGCGACGCTGACGATCAACAGCCGCTCGAACCGGTCGCAGAGCAGATAGGCGGTCGCACCCGGTGTCACGACCATGGCGATCACCAGAAACGCGCCCACGGTTTGCAACGCGGCGACGCAGGACGCCGCCAGCAGGGCAAAGAACACCACGCGCAACAGCTCGGGCCGCAGGCCGATGGCGCGGGCGTGATCCTCGTCAAAGAAGGTGACCATCAGGTCTTTCCACTTGGCCAGCAGAACGGCGAGGGTCACAAAACCGATGATCGCCAGTTGCAGCGTGTCCTCCGGAGTGATCGCCAGAATATTGCCCATCGTGATCGTCTCGATCGACACGGATGTGGGCGACAGCGAAACCATGAACAGCCCCAGCCCAAAGAACGAGGTAAAGATCAGCCCGATGATCGTATCCTCCTTCAGCCCGGTGCGCTGATTGAGGAACAGCATCGTGCCCGCGGCCAGCCCCCCGGCGGCAAAGGCGCCCAGCGCGAACGGCAGACCCAGCATATAGGCGCCCGCCACACCCGGCACGATCGAGTGGCTCAGCGCGTCGCCGATCAGTGACCATCCCTTGAGCATCAGATAGGCCGACAGAAACGCACAGATCGCGCCCACCAGCGCCGACACCCACATCGCGTTGAACATATAACCGTAGGTGAAAGGCAGCAGTAGCGTCTCGATCACTCCGCGCGCTCCTTTTGCGTCTCGTCGCCGTAGACGACAAAGGGACGCTCGTCATCGGTGATCACCCGGATCGACCGCGCGTCATCGTCGTCGTGCAGATCTGATCCGCCCAGAACAAAGTGCCGCAAGACGCCGCCAAAGGCGCGCTCAAGGTTGGCGTGGGTGAACGTAGTCTCCGTCGGTCCATAGGCCAGCACCGTTTCCTTGACCAGCACCGTGCGGTCGCAAAATTCGGGTACCGAGCCGAGGTTGTGGGTCGATACCAGCATCACCCGCCCCTCATCGCGCATCGCGCGCAGCAGCGCCACAATGGCATCCTCGGTCTGCACATCAACGCCGGTGAACGGCTCGTCGAGCAGGATCACCCGGCCCTCCTGCGCGAGCGCGCGGGCAAGAAACACCCGCTTGCGCTGCCCACCCGACAGCTCACCGATCTGGCGGTGGCGATAGTCGGTCATGTTCACACGGTCCAGCGCCTGTGCCACGGCTGCATGATCGGCAGCGGCGGGGCGGCGGAAGAACCCCATGTGACCATAGCGGCCCATCATCACGACATCCTCGACCAATACGGGGAACGACCAATCGACCTCTTCCGACTGCGGAACATAGGCCACGATGTTGCGCTTGAGCGCCTCCTTCACCGGCATGCCCATCACGGTGATCTGACCCTGCGCGGCGGGGACAAAGCCCATGATCGCCTTAAACAGGGTCGATTTCCCGGCGCCGTTCACACCAACGAGGGCAGCGATGCTGCCCTCTGGAACGTCGAAGGTGGCATCGCGCAGGGCGGTATGACCGTTGCGGTAGGTCACCGTCACACCCTGCGCGGAAATGCCCGGTGCGGCGTTCATTCAGTCAGACCCTCCGCAATCGTCTGCGACGTCACGCGCAGCAGGTCTAGGTATGTCGGCACCGGCCCGTCCGCCTCGGTAAGACTATCCACATAGAGCACGCCACCGTAGGCCGCGCCCGTTTCCCGCGCGACTTGCTCGGCGGGCGCTTGGCTGACGGTGGATTCGCAGAACACCGCCGGGATGTCATGCTCCCGCACCCCGTCGATGACACGGCGCACCTGCTGCGGGGTGCCTGTCGCGTCAGCGTTCATCGGCCACAGGTACAGCTCCTGCATCCCGAAATCGCGGGCTAGATAGCTGAACGCGCCTTCGCAGGTCGTCAGCCAACGCCGCGCCTCGGGCACCTCTGCGATGCGGTCCCGCAGGGGAGAGATCGCGTCGCTGATCTGCTGTTTGTAGCGTTCCGCGTTCGCGCGATAGGCGTCCGCGTTGTCGGGATCATTCTCGACGAAGGCATCGCGAATGTTGTCGACATAGATCAGCGCGTTATCCAACCCCATCCAGGCGTGCGGGTTCGGCTTGCCCGCGTAATCGCCCGAAGCGATGGAAATCGGGTCAATCCCGTCGGTGATCGTGGCGGCGGGCACATCGCGCAGATTGCGCAGGAATTGCTCGAACCACAGCTCAAGGTTCAGACCGTTCCACAGGATCAGATCGGCATCCTGCGCGCGGATGATGTCGCGCGGCGTGGGTTGGTAGCCGTGGATTTCCGCGCCGGGCTTCGTGATGCTTTCCACCACGGCGGCATCGCCCGCCACATTGCGGGCCATGTCGGCAATGACGGTAAAGGTTGTGACGGCTTTGAACTTTTCTTGCGCGGCCACAGGGGCCGCGACCAACATCAGGGCAAAGGCGAGAAAACGCATTATCGAATCATCCTATGGGTGTGCATTTTTGCCTTTGAGTATGAGAACCGTTTGCATCTGTAAACAAGAATGCGTACGATTCGCAAACATAGGCGTTGGTTGAGAATTTGGAGCCCAAACCGTGAGCGACAAGAGTGCAGAGACGGAAAAAATGGCTGCCAGCCTACGCAAGGCCGGCATCCGCGTGACCAAACAACGCATCGCCCTGATGCAGGTTCTGGCCGAGGCCGACGACCACCCCGATGCGTTCGAGCTGCACGAGCGCGCCCGCGCGGTGGAGCCGTCGGTATCGCTTGCCACGGTCTACCGGACCCTCAGCACGTTGGAGGAGGGCGGCGTCGTGCACCGCCATAGTTTCGAGGGCGGCGGCGCGCGGTTCGAGACGACGCATGAGGAACACCACGACCATATCCTCGACATCGACAGCGGCGCGGTGATCGAATTCCAATCCGACAAGATCGAAGAGCTGCAAGAGGCCATCGCGCGAGAGCTTGGCTATGAGGTCGTGCACCACCGGCTTGAGCTTTATTGCCGCAAGATCCCCTGAGCGCGCAGGCGCCGTTCGCGCCAGATGATCATCAGTCCGCTCGCCACGATCAGCAGCGCACCGGGGAACAATTCGCTCAGCGGTGCCTCGTCAAAGAAAAGCCAGCCCAGACCAAACGCGAGCGGGATGCCGAAATACTGGATCGGGGCCAGATCGCTCTGCTCCGCCATCCGGTAGGCGCCAATGAGCAGCAGCACGGCGGTACCCCCAAACGCCCCCATGCCGATGATCCAGCCGATGTCCTCCACCCGCGTGATCGGAGTGAATCCGCTGGTGGCGAGCGCCAGCGCCACCGCGCCCAGCAGCGCGACCACGCTGGAATAAAGATTGACCAGAGGCGTCGGCACCTCGTCGTCCATCAGCCGCGCGGTGACCCCGACCAGCGCATAGCAAAACGCCGCCAGCAGCGGCAGTAGGGCCGCGGCGTTGAACGCATCGCCCCCCGGTCGCATGATCCAGATCACCCCGGCAAAGCCGATCAGGACGGCGCTCCATCGCAGCCATCCCACACGCTCGCCCAAGAGCGGCACGGCCAGCGCCACCGCAAAGATCGAATTGGCGTAGGTGATGGTTGAAGCGGTGGCAAAGCTGAGGATGCCCAACGAGATATAAAATGACATCTGCGCCACCGTCAGGATCAGACCGCGCGATAATGCCAGCCGCCATTGCCGGATTCGCCAGCGCTTGCCGCCCGCGCGCCAGCTGCGCGAGGCATAAAGCACGATCAATGAAGGGATCAGCCCGAACACATTGCGCCACGCGGCGAGTTCCTGCGCGTGGAATCGCTGTGACAAAAGCTTGATGATCAGACCCATCGCGTCGAACAGCACCAGCGCCATAAGCATAAACGCGATGGCGGTCAGGGTGCGATCTGTCTTCATCGCGCGATGATGCGTCGGATTTTGCCCCTTTGCCAGACGGCAGGCACCGATTCCCCGCTACGCGTCGGAAATTCCCTTGCGCGGGTGCGGCGATTGGGCGTAACTGAACGGGCTTGGTGCCCCAATCAGGGGCCGAACAGGGAATTCAGGAGGGGATCTCTCCGATCTGAAGCCGCCCCCGCGACTGTAAGCGGTGAGCCGTTGCCCCGTATGCCACTTGCCCCCGTTGGGTTGGGAAGGCGGGCATCGGCCACGACCCGCAAGCCAGGAGACCTGCCAGGCAAACGCAATCGTGTCGCCGTCGGGGTGACGGCAAGGAGAATTGATATGAAGACCGAAGCACAGACAGTCGCCGCAACCCGCAGCGCCACACTGCCCGCCCTGTTTGCCGTGATCCTCGGCGTCGCCGTCATCACCATGACAGGCCACCTGCAGGCCGCGACACTGCACGACGCGGCGCACGACATGCGCCACGCGACCGGCTTTCCCTGCCACTAAGCCATGCTTGGAAAATTGCTGGCCAGCGCGTTGTTCGCTGGTGCTGCAACGGGTCTGATTGTCGGCCTGTTGCAGCTTTTGTTCGTTCAGCCCGTGCTGTTGCACGCCGAGCTCTACGAGAGCGGTGAGCTTGTGCATTTTGGCGGTGCCGCGATCAGCGCGCACCCCGATCTGCCGGGTTTTGATCCCGTGCGCGATCTGTTGAGCGTTGTGTTCACGATGCTCACCTACACCGGCTACGCCTTCATCCTGGTGGCCCTGATGCTGGTCGCCGAGGAACGCGGCGCGCAAATCGACGCGCGTAGCGGGCTTATCTGGGGCGTCGCCGGGTTTGTCGCCGCGCATTTTGCGCCCGCCTTCAGCCTTGCGCCCGAAGTGCCGGGCGTGGCGGCCGCCGATGTTGGTGCACGCCAGATCTGGTGGTTTGCCACCGTGGGTGCTGCGGCTGTGGCGATGTGGTTGATCGCCTTCGGGCGTAACTGGGCGCTGTGGGGCGTGGCGGTGATCCTGCTGGCCGCACCGCATCTTGTCGGCGCGCCTGAGCCGGACACCTTCACCGGCCCCGTCCCGACAGAGATCGGCGCGCTCTTTGCCGCCCGCGCCTTGGGCGTGGGGCTGGCGGCCTGGGTGATCCTTGGCGCGTTCAGCGCGTTCTTCCTCGACCGCGAACAGCGGCGGGGGTGAGGTCATGCGCACCCTTGCTCTCTTTCTCATCGGGGTGACCTTTGGCGGCGCTGGCGGGTTCGTCTATGCTGCCGCGAATGGCATCACGCTGGACGGTCACGACCATAGCGATCCGGCCCATCACGGCGGGATGCAACACGGCGACGGCGATCACGCGATGCTGCACGACACCCCGCGCGACGTGGACCCCGCCAGCGCCCCGACCCTTGCCGTCGAAGTCACTGCAGACCCGATGGCGGGCTACAACCTGCACGTCATGGCCGAGCGTTTCCGCTACGCGCCCCGCGCGGCCAGCGGCCCCCATGTGGCGGGTGAGGGGCATGCCCATGTCTATGCCAACGGGGTCAAGCTGGGGCGGCTCTACGGGCCTTGGATGCACCTCGAAAACCTGCCCAAAGGCGAGGTCGAAATCACCGTGACGCTCAACGCGAACGATCACCGTCCGCTGGCCATCGCGGGCGCGCCGATTGCGGCCTCCACAACCGTAACGGTCGACTAGCCGGAGGCGCTTTCTGCGCGCCCGATTCTACGCTACACGCAGCCCTGAAAAGGAGCCTTTGAGATGACCGCGACCCTTTATGTCTGCACCACCTGCAAGGTCGGCGAAGTGCACGAAGACGACAGCCAGCGCCCCGGCGCCCGCCTGCACCGCGCGCTTGAGGCCCACGGCGCGCCCGAGGGTGTGCGCATCGCCCCGGTCGAATGCCTCTCGGCGTGCAAAACCGGGGCCGCCGTCGCCCTGTCGCAGCCCGGCAAATGGACGTATGTCTATGGCCACATGACCGAGGCCGACGCGCCCGATATCCTCGCCGGGGCCGCCGCCTATGCCGCCACGCCCGACGGCCTTGTGCCCTGGCGCGAACGCCCCGTCATTTTCCGCAAACAAAGCGTGGCCCGCGTGCCCGCCCTGACACTGCCACTGGAGGCCGCCGAATGAGCGATCTGTCGAAAATCCCCGTTACCGTCATCACCGGCTTTCTCGGCGCGGGTAAAACCACGCTGATCCGCCACCTGATGACCCAATCAAACGGCCGCCGCCTGGCCGTTCTGGTCAATGAGTTCGGCACCGTGGGCGTGGATGGTGATATCCTGCGCTCCTGCGCGATCCCCGATTGCCCGGTCGAGAATATCGTCGAGCTGGCCAATGGCTGCATCTGTTGCACGGTCGCCGATGATTTCATCCCGACGATCGAGGCGCTGATGGCGCTGCCCGAACGCCCCGATCATATCCTGATCGAAACCTCCGGTCTGGCCCTGCCCAAACCGCTGCTCAAGGCGTTTGACTGGCCTGCGATCCGCTCCAAGATCACCGTGGACGGCGTGATCGCGCTGGCCGATGCCGAGGCGGTTGCCGCCGGTACCTTTGCGTCTGACGTCGACGCGGTGGATGCGCAGCGCCGTGCGGATGAAAGCCTCGACCACGACACGCCACTGTCGGAGGTGTTCGAGGATCAAATAAGCTGCGCCGACATCATCCTGATGTCCAAGGCCGATCTTGCGGGCGCTGAAGGTCTTGCGAAAGCGCGTGCCGTGATCGAGGCGGAAAGCCCGCGCAAGATCCCGATCCTGGAGATGACCGAGGGCGTGATTGACGCCAATGTGGTACTGGGCCTCAACGCCAAAGCCGAGGATGACCTGAACGCGCGCCCCTCGCACCACGACGGTCACGACGATCACGAGCACGATGATTTCGACACCATCGTGATCCCCATGCCCGAAGTTGAGGATCCGCAAACGCTCGTCGTCGCCATCGAACGCCTCGCGACCGAACAACACATCCTGCGGGTCAAAGGCTACGTTGCCGTTTCGGGCAAACCGATGCGGCTGCTGGTGCAGGCCGTGGGCGCCCGCGTGCGCCATCAGTTCGACCGCCCCTGGGGCAGCGACGCCCGGCAGGGTGCGCTGGTGGTCATCGCCGAGCATGACCACGTCAACGAGGCCAAGATCCGGGAGGCGCTGGGCGCGTAACCCATGCACGTCGTTTTCCGCGAAAGCCACGGCCTCGAAGATAGCGAGACGCCATTTGATCCCGGGCAGACGCCTGCGGATCTGGTGGTGCTGTCGTTTTCTGACAGTGATCTTGGCGCGTTCGCGGCGGGCTGGCATCGCGCAGACGGTACGCTACCGACGCTGCGGCTGTGCAATCTCACGGCCCTGCGGCACCCCGCATCGGTAGACAACTACGTCGAGGCGACGCTGACGGGGGCGAAGGGCATCCTGATCCGGCTGATCGGGGGCGAGAACTATTGGCCCTACGGGATCATGCAGGTGCAGGATTTCGCCCGACGTCACGGTATCGCGTTGGCCGTGCTGCCCGCCGACGGGCGCGAGGATCCGGCACTCGATGCCCATTCCACCCTGCCTGAGTCGACCCTGCGCCGGTTGCAGCATCTATGCGATGCGGGCGGGGCAGTGGCCGCGCAGGCGGCACTGGCGCAAATGGCGCTGGCCGCGGGCCTTTACGCGGGCCCGGTGCTGGGCGCCAAGACCGTGCCGGATTGCGGATTTTACGACCCTGACAAGGGAGTTTTGCCCTTTGTCGACACCCAAGGCGACACCGTCGCGGTCACGTTCTACCGCAGCTATCTCACCTCTGCCGATACCGCGCCCATTGACGCGCTGATCCGTACAATGCGCGCGCGGGGCTACAACGCCGTCGGCGTCTTTGCCCCCTCGCTCAAGAACCCGGTCGCGCGGGATTTCATCCCGTCCGCCATGGCGCAGCTCTCGCCGGTGGCCATCGTCAACGCCACCGCCTTTTCCGGGCGCGGCAGCGATGCGACCTCGCCGCTGGATGCCGCCGGATGCCCGGTATTTCAGGTCGCCCTGTCAACCGCGCGGAAAAAGGAATGGGCCGAGAGCGAGCGCGGCCTGTCGCCCGCCGATCTTGCCATGCACGTCGTTCTGCCAGAGGTCGACGGGCGGCTTTTCACCGGTGTTGTCAGTTTCAAGGCGCCGGAAAAGAAAGACCCCGATCTGCAATTCTCCCGCTTCTCTCACCGCGCCAACGCGGAACGGATCGAAGCCGTGGTAGACCGGATCGACGGCTGGCACCGGCTGGCAAAGACACCGCGCAGCGCACGGAAACTGGCGCTGGTGCTGTCGACCTATCCGGGCCGCGACGATCAGATCGCCCATGCCGTGGGCCTCGACGCGCTCGCCTCGGTCGAGGATATGCTGCTGGGTCTCGCCGCCGAAGGCTATGCCGTCACCCCGCAAATCGGCTTTGGCAAAAGCCTGCCGCAGACCCGCATCGCGTGGCCGCTGAGCGACTATCTTGCCGCGTTAGAGACGATTCCGGCGAA
Protein-coding regions in this window:
- the cobW gene encoding cobalamin biosynthesis protein CobW; translation: MSDLSKIPVTVITGFLGAGKTTLIRHLMTQSNGRRLAVLVNEFGTVGVDGDILRSCAIPDCPVENIVELANGCICCTVADDFIPTIEALMALPERPDHILIETSGLALPKPLLKAFDWPAIRSKITVDGVIALADAEAVAAGTFASDVDAVDAQRRADESLDHDTPLSEVFEDQISCADIILMSKADLAGAEGLAKARAVIEAESPRKIPILEMTEGVIDANVVLGLNAKAEDDLNARPSHHDGHDDHEHDDFDTIVIPMPEVEDPQTLVVAIERLATEQHILRVKGYVAVSGKPMRLLVQAVGARVRHQFDRPWGSDARQGALVVIAEHDHVNEAKIREALGA
- a CDS encoding manganese/iron ABC transporter ATP-binding protein — protein: MNAAPGISAQGVTVTYRNGHTALRDATFDVPEGSIAALVGVNGAGKSTLFKAIMGFVPAAQGQITVMGMPVKEALKRNIVAYVPQSEEVDWSFPVLVEDVVMMGRYGHMGFFRRPAAADHAAVAQALDRVNMTDYRHRQIGELSGGQRKRVFLARALAQEGRVILLDEPFTGVDVQTEDAIVALLRAMRDEGRVMLVSTHNLGSVPEFCDRTVLVKETVLAYGPTETTFTHANLERAFGGVLRHFVLGGSDLHDDDDARSIRVITDDERPFVVYGDETQKERAE
- a CDS encoding Fur family transcriptional regulator, giving the protein MAASLRKAGIRVTKQRIALMQVLAEADDHPDAFELHERARAVEPSVSLATVYRTLSTLEEGGVVHRHSFEGGGARFETTHEEHHDHILDIDSGAVIEFQSDKIEELQEAIARELGYEVVHHRLELYCRKIP
- a CDS encoding metal ABC transporter substrate-binding protein, producing the protein MRFLAFALMLVAAPVAAQEKFKAVTTFTVIADMARNVAGDAAVVESITKPGAEIHGYQPTPRDIIRAQDADLILWNGLNLELWFEQFLRNLRDVPAATITDGIDPISIASGDYAGKPNPHAWMGLDNALIYVDNIRDAFVENDPDNADAYRANAERYKQQISDAISPLRDRIAEVPEARRWLTTCEGAFSYLARDFGMQELYLWPMNADATGTPQQVRRVIDGVREHDIPAVFCESTVSQAPAEQVARETGAAYGGVLYVDSLTEADGPVPTYLDLLRVTSQTIAEGLTE
- a CDS encoding metal ABC transporter permease codes for the protein MMGDLLLPFQFPFMQNAFVIMAMIAVPTSLLSCYLVLKGWSLMGDAISHAVLPGVVLAYLLGLPLVIGAFAAGMTCALATGFLAENSRVKQDTVMGIVFSGMFGFGIVLYTKITTAVHLDHILFGNMLGVGPQDLWTTGIIAVIVAGCLILKRRDLMLHAFDPVQAQAVGLRVGVLHYGLLALISLTIVATLSAVGIVLSIGLLIAPGAIAFLFTRQFSHMLPVAVLVTLVSGFLGVYASFFLDSAPAPTIILILTIIFIVGFIRTSLQARRTRA
- a CDS encoding CbtA family protein, translated to MLGKLLASALFAGAATGLIVGLLQLLFVQPVLLHAELYESGELVHFGGAAISAHPDLPGFDPVRDLLSVVFTMLTYTGYAFILVALMLVAEERGAQIDARSGLIWGVAGFVAAHFAPAFSLAPEVPGVAAADVGARQIWWFATVGAAAVAMWLIAFGRNWALWGVAVILLAAPHLVGAPEPDTFTGPVPTEIGALFAARALGVGLAAWVILGAFSAFFLDREQRRG
- a CDS encoding DUF1636 family protein, producing MTATLYVCTTCKVGEVHEDDSQRPGARLHRALEAHGAPEGVRIAPVECLSACKTGAAVALSQPGKWTYVYGHMTEADAPDILAGAAAYAATPDGLVPWRERPVIFRKQSVARVPALTLPLEAAE
- a CDS encoding aminotransferase class IV, which produces MTTTHEADEDARNADILIYVNGELKPRAEAVVSVYDSGFMLGDGMWEGMRLYDGVWAFFDAHMDRFFDSCKAVSLDVGMDRAGIAQALRMTAEANGMTTDVHCRLMLTRGVKVKPFQHPSLSRSGPTLVIIMEHSRPVERLQSRGIRLATVPQVRGLPMSQDAKYNSHSKLNCVIACLQAEQAGADEGLMLDPHGFVNTTNACNFFIVRKGAVWTSTGDYCMNGVTRQKVIDLCRADGIPVFERNYSLVDAYGADEAFLTGTFGAQTPVGEIDGKPIGTGERPVMARIQALYNEAIAQDVARSRAGAAGL
- a CDS encoding metal ABC transporter permease, translating into MIETLLLPFTYGYMFNAMWVSALVGAICAFLSAYLMLKGWSLIGDALSHSIVPGVAGAYMLGLPFALGAFAAGGLAAGTMLFLNQRTGLKEDTIIGLIFTSFFGLGLFMVSLSPTSVSIETITMGNILAITPEDTLQLAIIGFVTLAVLLAKWKDLMVTFFDEDHARAIGLRPELLRVVFFALLAASCVAALQTVGAFLVIAMVVTPGATAYLLCDRFERLLIVSVAIGTLTSFFGAYLSFFLDGATGGIIVSLQTLIFLAVFFYAPKHGYRAARKRAAAAVKGA
- a CDS encoding DMT family transporter; the protein is MKTDRTLTAIAFMLMALVLFDAMGLIIKLLSQRFHAQELAAWRNVFGLIPSLIVLYASRSWRAGGKRWRIRQWRLALSRGLILTVAQMSFYISLGILSFATASTITYANSIFAVALAVPLLGERVGWLRWSAVLIGFAGVIWIMRPGGDAFNAAALLPLLAAFCYALVGVTARLMDDEVPTPLVNLYSSVVALLGAVALALATSGFTPITRVEDIGWIIGMGAFGGTAVLLLIGAYRMAEQSDLAPIQYFGIPLAFGLGWLFFDEAPLSELFPGALLIVASGLMIIWRERRLRAQGILRQ
- a CDS encoding CbtB domain-containing protein, yielding MKTEAQTVAATRSATLPALFAVILGVAVITMTGHLQAATLHDAAHDMRHATGFPCH